From Natronocella acetinitrilica:
CTAGTGTCGCACCGGAGTTGGTCAGATTCCTCCTGCCGACGTGCAAACTAGCAACTCGCGGCTCGTCCGACAGCCCTGCCGGAACAATCTCAAAATTACGAATAGCACTCTCGCTTGCAAGTTCATGCACATAGACCACGCAAAAAGGATTCGGCTCGAATCCCACATAACGACCTTCCGGACACACTGACTTGTAGCTCAGCAAAGACTGCCCAATGTTCGCACCAACATCGACAAAGGTTCGGATTTCGAACGGAAGCGAACGAAGCAGAGTTCTCATCCAGAGCTCACTGATCGCAGGACGCACCTCCAAGGCGAGCCCCATATTTCTGGGTGGGCGAACTCTTATATCCCCGATTGATTGCACACGCCACCTCGATGGCATGTGCAAGGAAATGCTGTTTGCCAGCTTACGTAATCTCTTTTTCACGGTTCAGATAGTGTCCTGCGGGTTCTGACAGTCCAAACGAAGCAGCTTGGGTCACGCCTCGGCGAACTGCCGGCTGTGAAGTTGTGCATAGCTACCGTTCCGAGCAAGCAACTCGTCATGCTTGCCTACTTCGACGATTTTGCCAGCTTCAATAACCACGATGCGATCGGCTTCCTCAATCGTGGACAGGCGGTGCGCGATCACTAGCGTTGTACGCGACTTCATCAAGCGATCGAGTGCATCCTGGATCATCTTTTCCGACTCAGTATCTAGGGCGGACGTTGCCTCATCCAGGATCAGAATTGGAGCATCCTTGATGAGGGCACGTGCGATGGCCAGCCGCTGACGCTGCCCTCCCGAGAGCATCACCCCGTTGTCACCGATATAGGTATCGAACCCGTTTGGCAGCGATTCAATGAAGTCGAGCGCATTGGCCGATCTGGCAGCCTCGCGTAACTGATCGATCGACGCGTTTTCAGGCATCCCATATGCGATATTGTTGGCAACCGTGTCATTGAAGAGCACGACTTGTTGGGTGACGACGGATATCTGGCGCCGCAAGTCCCGCATCGGGTACTCGGTAATCGACCGGCCATCAAGGAGAATACGCCCGCCTGTCGGCTCATAGAATCGGGGGAGCAGGCTTGCAATGGTGGATTTTCCACTCCCCGAGCGCCCCACCAGGGCCACGATTTCCCCCGGCCGTATCTCGAAACTGATGTCCTGCAAGACATCCGACACGCTCGCTTCATACTTGAAGCGTACCGAGTCAAAAATCACATGACCTTCCGCCCTTTCCAGCGGAATGGTCCCGAAATCCGGCTCCGGCTCCAGATCCAGCATTTCGAAGAGGCTTTCTCCAGCAGCCAACGCTTTCTGTATTTCGGAATTGACCTTCACCACACGCTTCAGCGGCGCCATCATGAGCGCAGTCGCCGTAATGAATGACAGAATGCCGCCAGGCGTAATCGTGGACATGACCGCCTCCATGGTGGCCAGATAGAGAACGATCGCCAGGCTGACCACCGCAACGAATTGCACCATTGGCTCGGTCATGGACTTGACCATCACATAGCGCAACTGCTGTCTCTTGTGGTTGTCGTTGATCTTGCGGAAGCGGGCCGCTTCCTGATCCGTCGCTCCGAACACTTTGACTTCCGTGTGGCCGCGAAGTGTGTCTTCGGCGACCTGTCCAATCCCCCCCACTGTGCTCAGCAATCTGCGAGCGATCTTTCGAAAACGTTTGTTTGCCCAAAGAATTATGACGCCCAATAGCGGCGACAGCACCAAGAATACCAATGCCAACCATCCGGCAAGGTAGATCATGTAACCAACGAGAAAGATGATCGTGAAGGTGTCACGTATGAGTATGACCACGGACTTGGAGGCGGCATCCGCAACCTGATTCACATTGTATGTGAGCTTGGCTTTGAGAAAGCCCAGAGCGCCCTTGTCGAAATAGGCTGTTGGTAGAACCAGGTACTTCTCGAATACAGCCTGCCGCATATCGGCGACCACATTCCGACCGATCCACGCCATGGTGTAGTCAGAGCTGAACATGGTCAGGCCGTGAAAAAGAAAGATCCCCACCAGCGCAAGTGGCACCCATGTTCTCGCACCCGGATCCTGATCAATAAACGTGCCGTCCACCAATGGCTGTACAATCCAGGCGAAGGCAGCCTGGCCAGCCGCGGCGAGCAACATGGCAATGATCGCCAAGATCCCGAGCCGCCAATACGGAATCACGTAGCGAAGAATTCGCTTGTAAATCTCAAATGACTCGGAGGCCACAATCGGTCTTCCGGAGGCGTTCCGGATTTCCTGCTTGACCTGCTTGATTGCCGGGAGGGGTCTACTCATAAGCCGCCGATCATAACATCGGGGTCTCCGGCACTACATGCATTCGTTCAAACCCATCGCCGCCAGATACCGTTGCGCCACCACATCCGCCCGGTCATCGGCCACGGCGGCACGCAGGAAAGCGCCGTCCGACGGGGCATGCAGCGTCGCCAGCATGGCCGCGGCCATGGCCTCGTGATCGCCCACGGGAACCAGCTTGCCGATTCGACCTTGCTGCAGGGTCTCGGCGGGGCCGCTGGGGCAGTCGGTGGATACCACGGGGGTGCCGCAGGCCAGTGCCTCCACGATCACGGCCGAAGCCCCCTCGCGGCGCGATGCCAGCACGAAAAGACTCGCCTGCCGCATGTGGCGATAGGGGTTCGGCTCATAGCCCGGCAGATCCACGTCTTCCGCAACACCCAGCGATTGCGCCAGCGCCAGCAGCGACTCGCGTTCCCGGCCCTTGCCCAGAATGACGAGCCGCGCCGGGCGCTGCGCCCGCACCAGGGCGAAGGCCCCGATCAACGTAGCGAAATCCTTGCGCGGCTCCAGCGAGCCGACACCCAGTATTACGGGGCGGTCGGCATCACGGTACCAGGGGTGCTCCAGCGGCTCCTCGGCCAGGGCATGGAAGCGGCTGTTCAGGATTGGGTTTCGCACCACATGCAGCCGTTCCGTGGGTACGCCGGCGATGCGGATGAGGTCGTCACCGACACCCTGCGAGGGCGTGATTGCGGCATCCGCAGCGGGGTACCAGCGGCGCATGGAGGCGAACAGCGCATCCCGCGCACGGGGCGACATATCCTCGCCCATGGCCGTGACCGACATGCCCATGCGAATGATGATGCGCGTCGGTGCGCCGCTCAGACGGCGGGCCAGCAGCGCAGCGCGGTTGAGCTGATGATTGGCGGTGAGTAGAGCCTCGGGGCGATGACGGAACAGGTACCAGAGCAAGGGCGGCAGCACGAGTTTCTTGGTACCCACCGGCAGGCGAATGACGCGAATATTGTCCGGCAGATCCGCGGGGATGGCCGGTCCGTGGCCGCGAATCACGAGCAGGTGGAACTCCCGGTCGACCTGGCCGAACTCCGGCAGCAGGTTGGCCACCACGCGATCCACGCCGCTGTGGCCGGAGGTCGCGAACAACAGGGCAATCGGCGGGCGTGGCAAGCGTGGCTCCATGAGGTGATGGGGACCGGTGGCGTGGGTTCGAAGTTTATCATCGCTCGCCATGGCTGAGGCGGTGTCCGCCGACCGCCCGAATCGGTAGACTTTGCCAACCCTCACCAGCAGACAACGGAGCGCGCCGGTGCTCGTCAAATACTGGAGTCGAATTCGCCGCAAGTGGCTGATGCGCAATGCCGACGTGCACATTGTCTCGTTCCCCAAGTGCGGGCGGACCTGGCTCTGCCTGATGATTGCCAAGGCGCTGGAGTATCACTACGGCGTCACGGTGAATCGGCCGCTGAAGCTGCGCCGTTTTCGTCAGAAGGTGCCCGGCCTGCCGCTGATCCTGCAGCACCACGACGGGGGCCCCGAATTCCAGCGGGCCGAGGCGCTGGAGCGGGACAAGTCGCTCTATGCCGGCAAGAAGGTGATCTTCCTGGTTCGGGACCCACGGGACGTGACGGTCTCGGCGTATTTCCAGAAGACCAAGCGGAACATCAACTTCGAGGGCAGCATCGAGGAGTATGTCTACCACCCGGTGGGCAGCATCGAGACCAATATCGCCTTCTACAACATCTGGGCGGAAAACAGGGCCGTGCCGTCGGAGTTCCTGCTGATGACGTACGAAGACCTGCACGAGGACGCGGTGCGCGAGTTGCGCCGGGCCTTCGAACTGCTGGGTGTGGACGACATCAGCGACGAGACGCTGCAGCGTGCGGCGGATGAGTGCAGCTTCGACAACATGCGCAAAATGGAGGCAACCAATGCGCTTGGCAGCGGCCGTCTCGCCCCACGGGACGCCAAGGACGAAACCACGTACAAGACCCGCGAGGGCCGGGCCGGCGGGTACGTGAAGCATCTCAAGCCGAAGGAAATCGCCCACATCGACAAGCTGATCGATGAGCGGTTGGATGATTTGTACGGGGTGTACAAGCGGGGGGCGGAGGCAGAATGAACGCCGAACCGGTGCGTTACGGCCTTCGGCCTAACGCACCCTACGTGAGGCCGTGCCCGACGGGTGGCCGTGCCCGCCGTAGGGTGCTGTTAGCGCGCAGCGCGTAACGCACCGAACCGGCGGTGGTAGGAGCACCCAACGCGTGACGAATGCCGAAAAAGCGCGCCGGCAATTCGCTGGCTACGCCGTCCGTCATTCCCCCCGATACCCCTGCGGGTTCTGCTGCTGCCAGCGCCAGGTGTCCTGCATCATGCGGGCGAGGTCGTGGCGGGCTGTCCAGCCGAGTTGCTGCGCGGCCCTGGTGGGGTCGGCGTAGCAGGCGGCGATGTCGCCGTCACGGCGGGGGGCGATTTCGTAGGGAATGCGCCGGCCGCTGGCCGCCTCGAAGGCGCGGATCATCTGCAGCACGGAATAGCCCTGCCCCGTACCCAGGTTCCATATGTGTACTCCGGGTTTTTCGGCGATGATTTCCAGCGCCCGCAGATGCCCCAGTACCAGGTCCACCACGTGGATGTAGTCGCGCACGCCGGTGCCGTCGTCGGTGGGGTAGTCGTCACCGAACACCGAAAGCTTCTGCAGCCGCCCCACCGCCACCTGGGCCACGTAGGGCATGAGATTGTTGGGGGTATCCAGCGGATCTTCGCCGATCAGGCCACTTTCATGGGCGCCCACCGGGTTGAAATACCGCAGCAAGGCCACCGACCAGCGCTCGTCGGCCCGGCTCAAATCCCGCAGCACCTGCTCGACCATGAGCTTGGAGCGGCCGTAGGGATTGGTGGGCTCACCGATGGGCGCGGTCTCGGCAATGGGAACCGTCTCGGGGTCGCCGTACACGGTGGCCGATGAGCTGAATACGATGCGGCGCACGCCTGCTGCATCCATGGCCTGGCAAAGGGTGATGGTGCCGCCGACGTTATTGTCGATGTAGCGCAGGGGCTGACGCATGCTCTCCCCCACGGCCTTCAACCCGGCGAAGTGCATGACGGCGTCGAAGGCAGTGTCGGCGAACAGCCTGTCAAGCAAATCGCGGTCGCGTATGTCGCCCTTGACGAACGCAGGACTGGTCCCGCTAATCCGCCTTACCCGCGCCAACGCCTCTTCAGAGCTGTTGGAGAGGTTGTCGAGCACAGTGACGGCATGGCCCGCGTTCTGCAGTTCAACGACCGCGTGGGTGCCGATGTAACCGGCGCCGCCGGTCACGAGTATGTTCATGCTCTGCGCTCCTGCCCTGGGGTTGTCAATGAAACTGACATGCTCATCTGCGCATACTCACCGTCACGGCTATAACACGCAAGTTGTGGAACAGTTCCGTTGTGGGGCCGGCGGTATTTGGTTATGGTCGGCAGTAGATAATAAGTACAACTCCGAACCAAATGGGGGGTATTCGGGGGTGAATGCAGTCGTCCAGGCTTTTCCGACCGGACGGCAGGATGCCACATCGGTTATCGAATCCATCTATCTTGCCGCCGCGCAGCCCGCGTTATGGCAGCAGGTGCTGGAGGATCTGGTTGCGCTAACCGTGTCGCGGTCTTCGCGACTGCTGATCATGGATGACTCGGCTTCAGACGTGTTGACCAGCATCAAGGTCAATACCGACGACGCCGCGCACCAGCGCTACGTGGATCATTTCGTGAACTGTTGCCCCTGGCGCACAGAACTGGGTCGCAAGCGGCCAGGGCGCCTGTATTCAACGTATCTGCACTTCTCCTGCGACCAGAAAAGCTTCTACCGCACCGAGTTTTTTAACGACTGGGCCAAAGGCTTGGACATCCACCACGGTGTCTGCGGCACGATTGACCAGGCCGGCGGGCAGACCGTGCAACTGCTCGTCCAGCGCACTCACGACCAGGGCCACTACAACGAAATTGAAACCGATGCGATCAATTCGCTGATCCCCCACTTCCGCCGGGCGCTGTTCATCAACCGAACCATGGCGGCGGAATATGCGCAGCGCAGCGCCATCGCGGCTGCGGCGAGTCGGTATCGGTTGCCGTACATCCTGCTGGGTGAGCGGGGCATGGTGCGTTGGATCTCACCGGACGCCGAGGCATTGATCCAACGCGGCGCCCTGCCCGCCCCCAGCGGCGGCATGGTGCAGTGCGAACTGGACGTCGACACCCAGCGCGTCAACCGCATGATCCGGAGCTGTCTCGGGACCGCCATCGGCCGGACTGGCTCTGCCGGCGGCGACGTGCTGGTTCGGCGCCAGGCCGGGGAACCGCTAAGGCTGATCGTCACCCCAATCCATCCGGAGGGCGAGTGCAGCGAGTGGATGCCCCGCAGCGGCGGCTTCGCCGCAGTGTTCATTTACGACCCATCGATGATGCCGAAAATCGACCAGGCGGCGCTGGCCGCGCTCTATGGCATGACGGAGGCCGAGGCCCGCGCTGCCACAGCGGTGGCACTGGGCGACAGCCTGGAGGAGATCGCGAGGGACTGTGGCATCAGCGTGCACACGGTGCGGACCCAGCTCAAGGCCGCCATGCGCAAGACCGGTGCGCACCGACAGGCGGCACTGACCCGGCAGATTCTGTTGAGTCCGGCCTGTCGGGCTGAATCCGCGTTGCCGGCTTAAACGGCTCCATCCACCGAGGTGGCATTGAAAGCGTCCGGGCTCGCGCAATGGGGCAGCGACGCAAAAAAACACGATAAGTCGAAGGAGACACTGCAGTGAGACAAGTGACCGCCCGCACCGCCGACGGCCAGCCCATGACGGTGAGCGTGCGTGATGGCAACGCCGACAAACCTACCGTGCTCTTCATCCACGGCTGGACCTGCCGCCGCGCCTACTGGGAACCCCAGATCGAGGCGCTGCCCGGTGAATACCCCGTGCTGGCGCCCGACCTGCCCGGCCACGGCGACACGCCCGCACCCGACCGGGCTGACTGGACTATCGAGGGGCTGGCGGAGGATGTCTGCCAACTCGTGGCGGAGCATGCGGAAGCTGACGTCATCTTGGTGGGGCACTCCATGGGGGGTGCGGTAGCGCTGGAGGCAGCGGCACGGCTCGATCAGCAGGCCCGGGGCGTGATCCTGGCGGATACTTTCGTGATCGATTACGGCGGCCTGGATGCCGACACCCAGGAGCAGATTCACAAGTCGTTCCGCGACGACTTTTCCGAGGCAATTGCTGCCCTGGTGGAGAACACCAGCACCGAGATCACGCCGGACACGCTGAAAGAGCGATTGCGGACGGAAATGGCCCAAGCCGATCCCGCCTGGGCCCTGCCGCTGTGGAAATCCCTGCTGGCCTGGAGCCCGGCTGCGGCGTTCGAGCGGATGCAGTGCCCCGTGC
This genomic window contains:
- the msbA gene encoding lipid A export permease/ATP-binding protein MsbA yields the protein MSRPLPAIKQVKQEIRNASGRPIVASESFEIYKRILRYVIPYWRLGILAIIAMLLAAAGQAAFAWIVQPLVDGTFIDQDPGARTWVPLALVGIFLFHGLTMFSSDYTMAWIGRNVVADMRQAVFEKYLVLPTAYFDKGALGFLKAKLTYNVNQVADAASKSVVILIRDTFTIIFLVGYMIYLAGWLALVFLVLSPLLGVIILWANKRFRKIARRLLSTVGGIGQVAEDTLRGHTEVKVFGATDQEAARFRKINDNHKRQQLRYVMVKSMTEPMVQFVAVVSLAIVLYLATMEAVMSTITPGGILSFITATALMMAPLKRVVKVNSEIQKALAAGESLFEMLDLEPEPDFGTIPLERAEGHVIFDSVRFKYEASVSDVLQDISFEIRPGEIVALVGRSGSGKSTIASLLPRFYEPTGGRILLDGRSITEYPMRDLRRQISVVTQQVVLFNDTVANNIAYGMPENASIDQLREAARSANALDFIESLPNGFDTYIGDNGVMLSGGQRQRLAIARALIKDAPILILDEATSALDTESEKMIQDALDRLMKSRTTLVIAHRLSTIEEADRIVVIEAGKIVEVGKHDELLARNGSYAQLHSRQFAEA
- a CDS encoding helix-turn-helix transcriptional regulator → MNAVVQAFPTGRQDATSVIESIYLAAAQPALWQQVLEDLVALTVSRSSRLLIMDDSASDVLTSIKVNTDDAAHQRYVDHFVNCCPWRTELGRKRPGRLYSTYLHFSCDQKSFYRTEFFNDWAKGLDIHHGVCGTIDQAGGQTVQLLVQRTHDQGHYNEIETDAINSLIPHFRRALFINRTMAAEYAQRSAIAAAASRYRLPYILLGERGMVRWISPDAEALIQRGALPAPSGGMVQCELDVDTQRVNRMIRSCLGTAIGRTGSAGGDVLVRRQAGEPLRLIVTPIHPEGECSEWMPRSGGFAAVFIYDPSMMPKIDQAALAALYGMTEAEARAATAVALGDSLEEIARDCGISVHTVRTQLKAAMRKTGAHRQAALTRQILLSPACRAESALPA
- a CDS encoding sulfotransferase domain-containing protein, translating into MLVKYWSRIRRKWLMRNADVHIVSFPKCGRTWLCLMIAKALEYHYGVTVNRPLKLRRFRQKVPGLPLILQHHDGGPEFQRAEALERDKSLYAGKKVIFLVRDPRDVTVSAYFQKTKRNINFEGSIEEYVYHPVGSIETNIAFYNIWAENRAVPSEFLLMTYEDLHEDAVRELRRAFELLGVDDISDETLQRAADECSFDNMRKMEATNALGSGRLAPRDAKDETTYKTREGRAGGYVKHLKPKEIAHIDKLIDERLDDLYGVYKRGAEAE
- a CDS encoding glycosyltransferase, with amino-acid sequence MASDDKLRTHATGPHHLMEPRLPRPPIALLFATSGHSGVDRVVANLLPEFGQVDREFHLLVIRGHGPAIPADLPDNIRVIRLPVGTKKLVLPPLLWYLFRHRPEALLTANHQLNRAALLARRLSGAPTRIIIRMGMSVTAMGEDMSPRARDALFASMRRWYPAADAAITPSQGVGDDLIRIAGVPTERLHVVRNPILNSRFHALAEEPLEHPWYRDADRPVILGVGSLEPRKDFATLIGAFALVRAQRPARLVILGKGRERESLLALAQSLGVAEDVDLPGYEPNPYRHMRQASLFVLASRREGASAVIVEALACGTPVVSTDCPSGPAETLQQGRIGKLVPVGDHEAMAAAMLATLHAPSDGAFLRAAVADDRADVVAQRYLAAMGLNECM
- the galE gene encoding UDP-glucose 4-epimerase GalE; the protein is MNILVTGGAGYIGTHAVVELQNAGHAVTVLDNLSNSSEEALARVRRISGTSPAFVKGDIRDRDLLDRLFADTAFDAVMHFAGLKAVGESMRQPLRYIDNNVGGTITLCQAMDAAGVRRIVFSSSATVYGDPETVPIAETAPIGEPTNPYGRSKLMVEQVLRDLSRADERWSVALLRYFNPVGAHESGLIGEDPLDTPNNLMPYVAQVAVGRLQKLSVFGDDYPTDDGTGVRDYIHVVDLVLGHLRALEIIAEKPGVHIWNLGTGQGYSVLQMIRAFEAASGRRIPYEIAPRRDGDIAACYADPTRAAQQLGWTARHDLARMMQDTWRWQQQNPQGYRGE
- a CDS encoding alpha/beta fold hydrolase, with the protein product MRQVTARTADGQPMTVSVRDGNADKPTVLFIHGWTCRRAYWEPQIEALPGEYPVLAPDLPGHGDTPAPDRADWTIEGLAEDVCQLVAEHAEADVILVGHSMGGAVALEAAARLDQQARGVILADTFVIDYGGLDADTQEQIHKSFRDDFSEAIAALVENTSTEITPDTLKERLRTEMAQADPAWALPLWKSLLAWSPAAAFERMQCPVHAINGKLIPESSRERWSAHMTETVMPDSGHFLQMEAPQVFNGHLLDALRRFG